The window TCACCAACCTGCTGGTGGCCCTGGCCGAAGGCTGCGACGCCGAGCAGCGCAACTACCGGCTTGATGAAATCCGCCGCATTCAATACGCCATCCTCGAGCGCCTCAACGCGCCGCAGGTGATCCGCGAAGAAATCGACCGCATGCTGGAAAATATCGCCATGCTGTCGGAGGCTGCGGCGCTGGCCAACTCCGCCGCACTGACCGATGAACTGGTGAGCCACGGGGAACTGATGTCCACCCTGCTGTTCGTCGAGATCCTGCGCGCCCGCCGCGTACAGGCGGAATGGTTCGACGTGCGTAAAGTGATGCGCACCGACGATCACTTCGGCCGTGCCGTGCCGGACAACGCCGCGCTGAGCGAACTGGCCCAGACGCTGCTGAAACCGCGCCTGCAGGAAGCGCTGGTGGTTACCCAGGGCTTTATCGGCAGCGAAGCGAAAGGCCGCACCACCACGCTGGGGCGCGGCGGCAGCGACTACACCGCCGCATTGCTGGGCGAAGCGCTGCACGTCAGCCGGGTGGATATCTGGACCGACGTGCCGGGCATTTACACCACCGATCCGCGCGTAGTGCCGGCGGCCAAGCGCATCGACAAGATCGCCTTCGAAGAAGCGGCGGAAATGGCCACCTTCGGCGCCAAGGTGCTCCACCCGGCGACCTTGCTGCCGGCGGTGCGCAGCGATATTCCGGTGTTTGTCGGCTCCAGCAAGGATCCGGCCGCCGGCGGCACGCTGGTGTGCAACACCACCGAGAACCCGCCGCTGTTCCGCGCGCTGGCGCTGCGCCGCAAACAAACCCTGCTGACGCTGCACAGCCTGAATATGCTGCATGCGCGCGGCTTCCTGGCCGAGGTATTCAGCATCCTGGCGCGGCATAATATCTCCGTGGACCTGATAACCACCTCGGAAGTCAGCGTAGCGCTGACCATGGACACCACCGGCTCCACCTCCACCGGCGGCAGCCTGCTGACCACCTCGCTGCTGACCGAACTGTCGTCGCTGTGCCGGGTGGAAGTGG is drawn from Serratia entomophila and contains these coding sequences:
- the lysC gene encoding lysine-sensitive aspartokinase 3, coding for MTQAAPHDSTVVAKFGGTSVADFEAMNRSADVVLSNPQVRLVVLSASAGVTNLLVALAEGCDAEQRNYRLDEIRRIQYAILERLNAPQVIREEIDRMLENIAMLSEAAALANSAALTDELVSHGELMSTLLFVEILRARRVQAEWFDVRKVMRTDDHFGRAVPDNAALSELAQTLLKPRLQEALVVTQGFIGSEAKGRTTTLGRGGSDYTAALLGEALHVSRVDIWTDVPGIYTTDPRVVPAAKRIDKIAFEEAAEMATFGAKVLHPATLLPAVRSDIPVFVGSSKDPAAGGTLVCNTTENPPLFRALALRRKQTLLTLHSLNMLHARGFLAEVFSILARHNISVDLITTSEVSVALTMDTTGSTSTGGSLLTTSLLTELSSLCRVEVEENLALVAIIGNKLSQACGVGKEVFGVLDPFNIRMICYGASSYNLCFLVPGDDAEQVVRTLHHNLFE